From Weissella diestrammenae, a single genomic window includes:
- a CDS encoding Ltp family lipoprotein codes for MKKNVNRLGNIQDKRHVQTKRFLLKNVWFWIGIVIVAIVISVSIFNSDYVKNRMRENRIENAPTEYKSAVERAKLYATVTFLSKKGIYNQLTSDSGKQYSSKASQFAIDNIDVDYKKNALKRAKTIKSESPSFTNKKIRFELKTYYAFTNDEINFAISNLSKK; via the coding sequence ATGAAAAAAAACGTGAATAGGCTTGGAAACATTCAAGATAAACGGCACGTTCAAACAAAACGCTTCTTGTTAAAAAATGTTTGGTTCTGGATTGGAATCGTCATAGTTGCCATTGTCATCAGCGTTTCGATATTTAATAGCGATTATGTTAAAAATAGAATGCGAGAGAATCGCATCGAAAATGCACCAACAGAATATAAAAGTGCTGTGGAACGTGCAAAGTTATATGCGACGGTTACTTTTCTGTCAAAAAAAGGAATCTATAATCAATTAACTTCAGATTCAGGAAAACAATATAGTTCAAAAGCCAGTCAGTTTGCAATCGACAATATTGATGTTGATTATAAAAAAAATGCTTTAAAACGAGCTAAAACAATTAAATCAGAATCACCATCTTTCACAAATAAAAAGATTCGGTTTGAACTAAAAACCTACTATGCATTTACAAACGACGAAATAAACTTTGCAATCAGTAATCTGTCAAAAAAATAA